From a region of the Mycolicibacterium fluoranthenivorans genome:
- a CDS encoding acyl-CoA carboxylase subunit beta, whose translation MTETSSVPAVTTAQKLAELREKLALAADPGDEKAKARRDKKGIPSARARIHALLDPGSFLEIGALAKTPGDPNAYFGDGVVTGHGTIDGRPVGVFSHDQTVFQGSVGEMFGRKVAKLMEWVAMVGCPIIGINDSAGARIQDTATSLAWYAELGRRHEMLRGLVPEISLIFGKCAGGAVYSPIQTDLVVAVRDQGYMFITGPDVIKDVTGEDVSFDELGGADVQAQRGNIHKVVESEAAAYQYVRDYLSFLPPNHFDDAPIVNPGLEPEITPSDLELDTIVPDSDNMAYDMHEVLLRIFDDGDVFEIADQRSPSMITAFARVDGRPVGVVANQPMHMSGAVGNEASDKAAGFIRFCDSFNLPLVFVVDTPGAMPGVEEEKGGIIKRGGRFFNAIVEADVPKVTIIVRKAYGGGYAVMGSKQLSADLNFAWPTARIAVIGAEGAAQLLVKRFPDPTAPEVQKIRADFIEGYNLNLATPWIAAERGYIDGVIEPHETRLLLRKSLHLLRDKQNIHKVQRKHGLTPL comes from the coding sequence GTGACCGAAACCTCCAGTGTCCCAGCGGTAACCACGGCGCAGAAGCTGGCCGAGCTCCGTGAGAAGCTGGCACTGGCCGCCGACCCCGGTGATGAGAAGGCCAAGGCCCGCCGCGACAAGAAGGGCATTCCGAGTGCCCGCGCCCGCATCCACGCACTGCTCGATCCGGGCAGCTTCCTGGAGATCGGCGCGCTGGCCAAGACCCCCGGGGACCCCAACGCCTACTTCGGCGACGGTGTGGTCACCGGCCACGGCACCATCGACGGCCGTCCCGTCGGCGTGTTCAGCCACGATCAGACGGTGTTCCAGGGCTCGGTCGGTGAGATGTTCGGCCGCAAGGTCGCCAAGCTGATGGAGTGGGTGGCCATGGTCGGCTGCCCGATCATCGGTATCAACGACTCGGCCGGTGCCCGCATCCAGGACACCGCGACCTCGCTGGCCTGGTACGCCGAACTCGGGCGCCGCCATGAGATGCTGCGCGGGCTGGTCCCCGAGATCTCGCTGATCTTCGGCAAGTGCGCCGGTGGCGCGGTGTACTCGCCGATCCAGACCGATCTCGTTGTGGCGGTGCGCGATCAGGGCTACATGTTCATCACCGGACCGGATGTCATCAAGGACGTCACCGGTGAAGACGTCAGCTTCGACGAGTTGGGCGGCGCCGATGTGCAGGCGCAGCGCGGCAACATCCACAAGGTGGTCGAGTCGGAGGCCGCGGCGTACCAGTACGTCCGCGACTACCTGAGCTTCTTGCCCCCCAACCACTTTGACGATGCGCCCATCGTCAACCCGGGCCTGGAGCCCGAGATCACCCCGAGTGATCTGGAGCTCGACACGATCGTGCCGGATTCGGACAACATGGCCTACGACATGCACGAGGTCCTGCTCCGGATCTTCGACGACGGTGACGTCTTCGAGATCGCCGACCAGCGCAGCCCGTCCATGATCACGGCGTTCGCCCGGGTGGACGGCCGCCCGGTCGGGGTGGTGGCCAACCAGCCCATGCACATGTCCGGTGCGGTGGGTAACGAGGCCTCCGACAAGGCCGCCGGGTTCATCCGGTTCTGCGATTCGTTCAACCTGCCCTTGGTGTTCGTCGTCGACACCCCGGGTGCGATGCCGGGTGTGGAAGAGGAGAAGGGCGGCATCATCAAGCGTGGTGGCCGCTTCTTCAACGCCATCGTGGAAGCCGATGTGCCGAAGGTGACCATCATCGTGCGCAAGGCCTACGGCGGCGGATACGCCGTGATGGGCTCCAAGCAGTTGTCCGCGGACCTCAACTTCGCGTGGCCCACCGCCCGCATCGCGGTGATCGGCGCCGAAGGTGCGGCGCAGTTGCTGGTGAAGCGCTTCCCGGATCCGACCGCACCCGAGGTGCAGAAGATCCGTGCCGACTTCATCGAGGGTTACAACCTGAATCTGGCGACGCCGTGGATCGCCGCCGAGCGCGGCTATATCGACGGTGTCATCGAACCGCACGAGACCCGTCTGCTGCTGCGCAAGTCGCTGCATCTGTTGCGGGACAAGCAGAACATCCACAAGGTGCAGCGCAAGCACGGCCTGACCCCGCTCTAA
- a CDS encoding PucR family transcriptional regulator, with translation MDPTVADANAAVLDALMRRQVEVAHSVQRQLATDIAELRGDAEILDLLTASVESNIDTIFGALRHDISLDNIEAPTAALEYARRLAQRGVPMNALVRAYRLGHALVLDVAADEIGTAALDPRTSLALYGRITSMTFGYIDWISQQVVGVYEDERDRWLTNRNSTRAIRVREILAGAGHDVDALTTAIRYPMRRTHLGLILWWPPDPGSDTGRDDGLARLESFLRGMTETVAPQSAPLFVPADQVTGWGWIPLANQDEAAQRVRQFHAQATDPPNVALGRPLPGVAGFRRSHTQALRARGIAMAAGAAGVVDAGTPGLAAAALLGENLDETKVFVQDTLGELAADTTTDAGLRDTLRVFLKHGGSYTAAAEELTVHYNTVKYRVGRALQRRGRPLGEDRLDTEMALLACLWFGTAVLG, from the coding sequence ATGGACCCCACGGTCGCCGACGCCAATGCAGCAGTCCTCGACGCGCTGATGCGCCGCCAGGTGGAGGTGGCGCACAGCGTTCAGCGGCAGCTCGCAACCGATATCGCCGAGTTGCGCGGGGACGCCGAGATCCTCGATCTGCTGACCGCCAGCGTCGAGAGCAACATCGATACCATCTTCGGCGCGTTGCGCCACGATATATCCCTGGACAACATCGAGGCACCGACAGCCGCGCTCGAATACGCCCGGCGCCTCGCCCAGCGCGGGGTTCCGATGAACGCCCTGGTTCGGGCCTACCGGCTGGGACATGCCCTGGTGCTGGACGTCGCCGCCGACGAGATCGGCACGGCCGCATTGGACCCGCGCACCAGCCTCGCCCTGTACGGACGGATCACCTCGATGACGTTCGGCTACATCGACTGGATTTCGCAGCAGGTCGTCGGCGTCTACGAGGACGAGCGGGACCGCTGGCTGACCAACCGCAACAGCACCAGAGCGATCCGGGTCCGTGAGATCCTGGCAGGCGCCGGCCACGACGTGGATGCCCTCACCACCGCCATCCGCTACCCGATGCGTCGCACACACCTCGGCCTGATCCTGTGGTGGCCCCCCGATCCCGGCAGCGACACCGGCCGCGACGACGGGCTGGCCCGCCTGGAATCGTTCCTGCGCGGGATGACCGAGACCGTCGCACCTCAGAGTGCACCCCTGTTCGTCCCGGCCGACCAGGTGACCGGCTGGGGCTGGATACCGCTGGCGAATCAGGACGAGGCGGCCCAGCGGGTGCGTCAGTTCCACGCCCAGGCCACCGACCCGCCGAATGTCGCGCTGGGCAGGCCCCTTCCGGGGGTGGCAGGATTTCGGCGCTCACACACCCAGGCGCTGCGCGCCCGCGGTATCGCGATGGCAGCCGGCGCGGCGGGCGTCGTCGACGCGGGCACTCCCGGCCTGGCCGCTGCCGCCCTGCTCGGCGAAAACCTCGACGAGACCAAGGTATTCGTGCAGGACACGTTGGGTGAGCTGGCCGCAGACACCACGACCGACGCCGGCCTGCGCGACACCCTGCGGGTATTCCTGAAGCACGGCGGCAGCTACACCGCCGCCGCCGAGGAACTCACCGTCCACTACAACACGGTGAAGTACCGGGTCGGCCGGGCACTGCAGCGCCGCGGCCGACCGCTGGGCGAGGACCGCCTCGACACCGAGATGGCGCTGCTGGCCTGCCTGTGGTTCGGGACCGCTGTCTTGGGTTAG
- a CDS encoding DUF3556 domain-containing protein, with amino-acid sequence MGFVKPTLPDVDLEEFLGLPLRDRLRIMSLKWVDQGFGAPRMIHVIYIVKLVLFYAVLGIFIATATSGLPAFWHGIGWWNQPIVYQKIILWTILLELLGLAGSWGPLAGKTKPMTGGFRFWAKLNTIRLRPWKAVPFTDGDRRTWFDIIVYLALVAGVVVAMVSPGVLSDSLTAVLPANTSGLVNPVLLIVPIVLLVLIGLRDKTIFLAARGEQYLPALLFFAVLPFTDMIIAGKLLIGTVWIWAGISKFGLHFTNVIPPMVSNSPMIPSRWLKRAHYRNYPVDLRPSHLSTFMAHCLGSFVEIAAPLTLLLSPWPWLTITAVVVMVGFHLFIISTFPLAVPVEWNVLFAYATVFLFLGFPNWDGYAVGDMSSPWLTVALLAGLCFFPVLGNLRPDLVSFLPAMRQYAGNWASAVWTFTPGAEQKLNRVTRSSPNTVDQYIDFGWDPVTAEVFAQQVTAWRAMHSQGRGLYSVLLKSLPDIDTRTVREGEMSCNTIIGFNFGDGHLHNEDLIRGIQTEARFEPGEFVIAWVESQPIHKKTQEYKVIDAALGVIERGTWNVADLVNEQPWLPNGPIPLNVTWQRAGASR; translated from the coding sequence ATGGGATTCGTCAAACCCACCCTGCCCGATGTCGACCTCGAAGAATTCCTGGGCCTGCCGCTGCGCGACCGCCTCCGGATCATGTCCCTCAAATGGGTGGATCAAGGTTTCGGTGCGCCCCGCATGATCCATGTCATCTACATCGTCAAACTCGTGCTCTTCTATGCCGTCCTGGGCATCTTCATCGCCACGGCAACATCGGGTCTGCCCGCCTTCTGGCACGGGATCGGCTGGTGGAACCAGCCCATCGTCTACCAGAAGATCATCCTGTGGACGATCCTGCTGGAGCTGCTCGGGCTGGCCGGGTCCTGGGGACCCCTGGCGGGCAAGACCAAACCGATGACCGGAGGGTTCCGGTTCTGGGCCAAGCTCAACACCATTCGGCTTCGGCCGTGGAAGGCGGTGCCCTTCACCGACGGTGACAGGCGAACCTGGTTCGACATCATCGTCTACCTGGCGCTGGTCGCAGGCGTCGTGGTGGCGATGGTTTCCCCTGGTGTGCTGAGCGATTCGCTGACGGCGGTGCTACCAGCGAACACCTCGGGGCTGGTGAACCCGGTATTGCTGATCGTCCCGATCGTGCTGCTGGTGCTGATCGGCCTGCGAGACAAGACCATCTTCCTGGCCGCCCGCGGCGAACAGTACCTGCCTGCGCTGCTGTTCTTCGCCGTGCTGCCGTTCACCGACATGATCATCGCCGGCAAGCTGCTGATCGGCACGGTGTGGATCTGGGCCGGGATCTCGAAGTTCGGCCTGCATTTCACCAACGTCATCCCGCCGATGGTGAGCAACAGCCCGATGATCCCGTCCAGGTGGCTCAAACGCGCCCACTACCGGAACTATCCGGTAGATCTGCGGCCGTCGCACCTGTCCACCTTCATGGCTCACTGTCTCGGCAGCTTCGTGGAGATCGCGGCGCCCCTGACCCTGCTGTTGTCCCCGTGGCCGTGGCTGACCATCACCGCCGTCGTGGTCATGGTCGGATTCCACCTGTTCATCATCTCGACCTTTCCGCTGGCGGTCCCGGTGGAATGGAATGTGCTCTTCGCCTACGCGACCGTGTTCCTGTTCCTCGGGTTCCCGAACTGGGACGGCTACGCGGTGGGGGACATGTCGTCACCCTGGTTGACGGTCGCGTTGCTGGCCGGGTTGTGCTTCTTCCCGGTCCTGGGCAATCTCCGGCCCGATCTGGTGTCCTTCCTGCCGGCCATGCGGCAGTACGCGGGCAACTGGGCTTCGGCGGTGTGGACGTTCACCCCCGGCGCCGAGCAGAAGCTCAACCGGGTCACCCGGTCCTCGCCCAACACCGTCGACCAGTACATCGACTTCGGCTGGGACCCGGTCACCGCCGAAGTGTTCGCCCAGCAGGTGACGGCGTGGCGGGCCATGCACAGTCAGGGCCGCGGGCTGTACTCGGTGCTGCTGAAATCGCTGCCCGATATCGACACCCGCACCGTCCGGGAGGGCGAGATGTCGTGCAACACCATCATCGGCTTCAATTTCGGCGACGGACACCTGCACAATGAGGATCTGATCCGGGGCATCCAGACCGAAGCCCGGTTCGAACCGGGCGAGTTCGTCATCGCCTGGGTGGAATCGCAGCCCATCCACAAGAAGACCCAGGAGTACAAGGTGATCGACGCGGCCCTCGGCGTCATCGAACGCGGCACCTGGAATGTCGCCGACCTGGTGAACGAGCAGCCCTGGCTGCCCAACGGGCCGATCCCGCTGAACGTCACCTGGCAGCGAGCCGGAGCCAGTCGATGA